Within the Microbacterium terricola genome, the region GCCGCCGGCGAGAGCGCCCGCGCCGCCAAGCAAGCGCTCCGGGACATTCCCGGCAGCGTGCCGAAGAGCGACCGCAGGAAGGTCAAGGGCGCGATCCGCGACGCCAAGCACGTCTCGAAGACCTCCAAGCGTGCGGTGCGCCGGGACGCGGCGGCGGTGACGGCAGAGGCGGAGGCCGCGACCAAGCGACTTCGCAAGACCCTCGCGAGCGCGAAGCGTGCCGCGCGCCTCGCCGACCCCTCCCACCGGGAGACGACCGCCACGTCGGGAAGCGCCGCAGAGCAGGCGGAGCTCGGCGCGATGACGGTGGCGGAGCTTCGGCTCAAGGCCAAGGACGCCGGCCTGACCGGCTATTCGAGCCTCGCCAAGGCCGACCTCCTCGCCCTCTTCGCGAAGCCAGGTGCGTAGTCTGGGGAGTCCGCCCTGAAGCGAGGTCCCGTCATGTCGACAGCCCATCCGTACGACGCGAAACCGTGGCTGCCGGCGTACGCCCCCGGCGTGCCGGCTGAGATCGACGAGGTCAGCCAGACCCTCACCGACATGATCGAGACGAGCGTCGCCGCGCGCGCGAAGAAGCCCGCGCTGGTGTTCTTCGGCGCGACGACCGCGTACCGCGAGCTCGGCGAGACGATCGAGCGGGCCGCTGAGGGACTGCGCCGCCTGGGCGTGCAGCCGGGCGACCGCGTCGCCCTCGTGCTGCCGAACTGCCCGCAGCACGTGGCCGCGTTCTACGCGATCCTCCGGCTCGGGGCGATCGTCGTCGAGCACAACCCGCTCTACACGGCGCGCGAACTGCGCCACCAGTTCGAGGATCATGGCGCCCGCTTCGCGATCGTGTGGGACAAGGTCTACGACACCATCGCCGGATTCCCGTCCGACCTCGCCGTCGCGGGCATCGTCAGCGTCGACATCACCGAGGCTCTCCCGTTCGCGAAGCGCCTCGCACTGGCGCTGCCCATCCCGAAGGCGAGGAAGGCGCGCGCGCAGCTGACCGCGAAGCCGGAGGCCAAGCATCCCTTCCCCTGGAGCAGGCTCATCGGCGGCCGCAGGATCTCGCGGAAGCACGAGCGACCCGGCATCGACGATGTCGCCCTCCTGCAGTACACGAGCGGCACGACGGGCAGCCCGAAAGGCGCGATCCTCACGCACCGCAACCTCCGGGCGAACGCGATGCAGGGGCGCGCCTGGGTGCCGGGGCTGCACGAGGGCGAGGAGACCTTCTACGGGGTGCTGCCCCTCTTCCACGCCTACGGTCTGACGCTGTGCCTGACCTTCGCGATGAGCATCGGCGCGAAGCTCGTCCTGTTCCCGAAGTTCGACGTCGCCCTGGTGACGGATGCCGTCCGCCAGAGTCCGCCCACGTTCCTGCCTGCGGTGCCGCCGATCTACGACCAGCTGGCCAGGGCATCCGCCCGCGGCACAGTGGACCTGTCGTCGGTGCGGTTCGCCATCTCGGGGGCGATGAGCCTTCCGGTGTCGACGGTCGACAAGTGGGAGGTGGCCACGGGCGGCCTGCTCGTCGAGGGCTACGGGATGACCGAGACCTCGCCGGTCGCGCTCGGCAACCCGATCGGCCCGAGCCGGCGGCCCGGCACCGTCGGCGTGCCCTTCCCGAGCACCGAGATCCGCGTCGTCGATCCGGAGGACCCCACGATCGAGGTGCCGTTCGGCGAGCGCGGCGAGCTCCTCCTCCGCGGACCGCAGGTGTTCCAGGGCTACTGGAAGCGGCCGGATGAGACCGCCGCGGCGCTCCTCTCCGATGGATGGCTGCGCACCGGCGACATCGTCACGGTCTCGGCGGACGGCTTCATCACGATTGTCGACCGCCTCAAGGAGCTCATCATCACCGGCGGGTTCAACGTCTCACCGAGCGAGGTGGAGGAGGCCCTGCAGTCGCACCCCGACGTGGATGCGGCAGCGGTCGTCGGGCTGCCGCGCGAGAGCGGCGGCGAGGAAGTCGTCGCGGCGGTCGTCGCACGTCAGGGCGCCGAGCTCGACACCGACGCACTGCGCGACTACGCGCGAACGCGGCTCACGGCGTACAAGGTGCCTCGTCGCATCGTGCTGGTCGACGACCTCCCCCGCTCCCTCATCGGCAAGGTGCTGCGCAAGCAGGTGCGCGACCAGCTCATCGGCTCCTGACGGGTCAGCCGCGGCTCACGCCGACGTACACCGAGTTCGAGGACACCCCGCCGGTGATCGGGTTGTCGAAATCGACGACGTGCGCCGCGCCGTGATCGAAGACGGCGTCCAGCGCGACCATGAACTCCGCGTCGGGCGGATCGTCCGACCACAGCGCGAACACCCCGCCCGGCGTGAGGTGCCGATCCAGCGCCCGCAGCCCCGCCGCGTCGTAGAGGTCGGCGTGGCTCGGGTCGAGCTGGTGCCGCGGCGAGTGGTCGACGTCGAGCAGGATCGCGTCGAACCGGCGCCCCTCGTCACCGGGCGCCGCGCGCATCACGGCGAAGAAGTCGCCGTGCGTGAGCGTGGTGCGCGGGTCGTCGACGAGCTCCGCCGAGGTCGGCAGGAGCTTCCGCCGATGCCAGCCGATCACCGCGGGCAGCGCGTCGATCACCTCGAGCGAGCGCACCCGCGGGTCGCGCAGCGCGGTCAGCGCCGTGTACCCGAGACCGAGGCCGCCGACGAGCACGACGAGGTCGTCGCGGTCGAGCGCAGCCAGGCCCAGGGTCGCGAGCTCCTCCTCGGCGACGGTGAACAGGCTCGACATGAGGTACTCCTCGCCGAGCTTCACCTCGTAGATCTCCCGGCCGACCGCGGGCTCCGCGCGGCGGCGGAGGGTGAGGTCCCCCATCGGCGTCGGCTGCCAGTCCAGCTCCTCGAATCGCGTGATCACAGCGCGAGCAGCCTCTCGGTGTCGCCGTAGACCTCGAGCCCCGCGCACTCGGCGACCCCCTCGATGAGCACGGTGCCGTCCGGCGCCAGATGGCGCAGTCGGATGCGGGCATCCAGCGTCTCCTCGACGCGCTGGTGCATGGCGGTGCGCAGGGGCGCGTGCAGCAGCCCGCCGCGGACCCGCTCGGCATCGAGCTCGAGCACGCCGTCCGGCCCGTCCACCTGCCAGCGGACGCGGTCGTCGTCGATCGTGAGGAGGCGCTCGGTGGAGCGGTTGTAGGTGGTCCACTTGTGCAGCCGTCCGCTGTGGCGGAAGCCGACGATCGACCCGCGGAACGATCCGCGCAGCCACGGGATGATCGCTACCGACGCGATCAGCGACGCCTCCTCGGCGGCGTCGACCTGCTCCCTGAGCTCTGTCGACCGGTCGATGTGGTTGCTCGCCATCCAGACGTACCCGGCGGGGAAGGCCTTGCCCCAGTCCTTCTCGATGTAGCCCCGGCCCCCGTGGAACGAACGCGGCGTCCCCTCGACGTCGAGCTCGCCCGCCAGCGCGTGCCCGAACGAGACGATGCCGTGGAAGCACTCCATGAACGGCACGAGCCCGTACCAGCCCATGATCCCCGGCTCGCGCAGGGTCACCGGCCACGGGACGAGCGGGGTGGTGTACTCGATGCGTCCGCGCAGCTGCGGCAGGTCGAGCGTGACCCCCTGAGCAGTGAAGCGGTTGCCGCCGACCGTGACGTCGAACTCGCGGTCCGACGCGTGGAACTCCCCCGGCGCGAACCGGTGGTACCAGGAGCGCCCGGTCAGTCCGTCGAGCACCTGCACGAATGCCTCATCGGTCTCGCCGCTCTCGCCGACCCCGCGGAACACCCCGGGGATGACCGCCCAGCGCTGCGCCCGGTCGGCCGACACGAGCTTCACGTACCAGCCTTCGAAGAACCCACGGCGGACGCCGCGACCGTGGAAGGCCTCCGGGTGCCTGGCACCCCGGACGAACGCGACGGGTGAGCGCATGGTCACACCCTAGACGCGCGGCGAGATCCAGCGCGCGAAGACGGGCACCGGCCTGATCAAGACGGTGTAGCCGCCGCGCCGCTGCCTCAGCGCCCATCCCCTCGCGCGAAACAGGCGCTCTGACGGACACAGGAGGATCTGCCGCGAATGCGTCCTGCGTTCGCCAGAACAGGTGTTTTCGGAGGGGCCGGAGAGCCGGAGGGCCGGAGAGGCGGAGGGCCGGAGAGGCGGCGAGGGCGAGGCGGGGCGGGGCGGGGCGGGGCGGGGCGGGGCGGGCGAGGCTACTCCTCCTCGGCGAGGACCTCGTTCGCGATGCGGAACGCGGTGTTCGCCGCAGGGACGCCCGAGTAGATCGCCGACTGCAGGATGATCTCGCGGATCTCGTCCACCGTGAGCCCGTTGCGCAGGCCGGCACGCAGGTGCATCGCGAGCTCCTCGTGGTGGCCGTGCGCGATGAGCGAGGTGATCACCGCGACCGACCGCGACCGGCGGTCGAGACCCGGCCGCGACCACACATCGCCCCAGGCGACCCGCGTGATGAAGTCCTGGAAGTCGGCGGTGAGATCGGTGGCCGCAGCGGTCGCACGGTCGACGTGGGCGTCCGAGAGCACGGCGCGGCGCACCGCCATCCCCTGGTCGTAGCGCTCCTGATCGGTCAGGCCTTCGCCGTCGGGTCGGGTCATGGGGTCACCTCCGTGAAGAACGCGAGCAGAGCGGATGCTGTCGCCCCTGGCTGCTCGGCGGGTGGCAGATGGGCCGCGCCGGCGATGCGCTCGGCGCGCCCGTCGCGCACGCCCGCCGCGATCTCGGTCGCCTTGGGCTCCGGCGCGACCTCGTCGAACGCGCCCCAGAGCGCGAGCACCGGGACGGCAATCTCGCCGAGCTCGCTCCGCACGTCATAGTCGGCGAGCGCTTCGCAGCAGCGGGCATACGACTCGTCGTCGGCGTCCTGCAGCGCGTGGAACAGCCGGCCGGACAGCTCGGGCTCGCGCGCGATCGACTCGGGGGCGAACCAGCGCTGTCCGGATTGGACGATCAGCGACGAGGTCGACTCCGCCCGCACCTTCGCGGCGCGCTCGTGCCAGCTCTGCGGGTCGCCGAGCTGTGCGCCCGAGGCGACGATCGCGGCAGCGGCGACGAGTCCGGGGTGGCGCAGCAGCAGTTCGAGGCCGGTCGCCCCGCCGAGCGAGACGCCGGCATACAGGATGCGGTCCGCCCCGAGCGAGCGGACGGCCTCCGCCACGGCGTCGGCGAGGTCGGCCACCGAGAACGCATCGGTCGCGGCGGGCGAGGCGCCGTGGCCGGGGAGGTCCCACGCGACGACGCGGTACTGCCCGGCCAGCGCGGGGATGGTGTTCTCCCACAGGATCGCCGAGGTGCCCAGCGACGGCCCCAGCACGAGCAGCGGGGCGTCGGCGGGACCGACCGGGTCGGTCAGCGTGAGAGTCGGCACGGTCATGCGGGGTCCGGGAACTCGAGGGACGGGTCGGGCTGCTGCCCCGTCGCGGCGTCGGTGAGCGGGCCGGCGAGTCCGGTGTAGCCGGTGGGGTCGGCGACCTCGGCCGCCCGTGGCCCGCCCAGCACGTCGGCCAGCGCGGTTCCCGCTGAGACGGCCGCGATCACGCCAGGGATCTCTGCGCGGGCAACGAGGTCCGGCTCGTGCGACAGGCGCTCGGCGACGATCAGTCCGCGGGTGAGGCCGAGATTACGGGTGACCGCCTCGTCGTCGACGACGAGTCCCTTGGCGAGTTCGTCGGCGTTCGCGGCCGCTCCGAGCGCCAGCCGGAGCAGTTCACGCAGGGTCGGCCACTCCGCGTGCCACGCGCCGTCCGGGCGTTCATCCACCGCGAAGGCCGCGGCGAGATGGAGGGTCGCGCCGAGCTGGGGCGCGCGCAGCGCCGCCGAGCGGAGCAGCACCGAACGGGCGGGGTTCTGCTTCTGGGGCATGGCCGACGACCCGCCGGACGAGCCCTCGGCGACTTCGCCGATCTCGGTGCGGCTGAGGGTGGCGACATCGGCTGCCAGCTTGCCCACCGCGTCGATCGCCTGCACCAGCGCGTCCCCGAGCTCGGTGACGGGCCAGCGGGTGACGTGCCAGGGCGCCTCGGGCGTGCGGAGCCCGAGCTCCGCGGCAAAGGCGGCAGGCAGGCGCACGGCGGCACCGGCATCCGCTCCGCTGTGCGCGGCGATCGCCACGAAGGCCGCGAGGGTGCCGCCGGCACCTCCCAGCTGTGCGGGCAACTCGACGGCTTCGAGACGGTCCGCGGCGCGACGGATGCCGCGCAGCCACGTGGCGGCCCGCAGCCCGACGGTCGTCGGCACGGCGTGCTGGGTCAGTGTCCTGGCCGCGGCGACCTGGTCGCGGCGCGTGACCGCGAGGGCGGTCAGGTGGTGCTCGGCGCTGCGGAGCGCGTCGACGATCCGGGGCACTGCACGCGAGGCCACGAGCATCACTGCGGTATCGAGGATGTCCTGGCTCGTCGCGCCGGCGTGCACCCAGGCGGTGGCGGCCGAGGGCACCGATTCCTTGAGCTGCGCGACCAGCGGGATCACCGGGTTGCCGCCGGACACCCCTGCCGCGGCGAGCGCGGCGAGGTCGATGTGGTGCTCGACCCGCGCGGCCCCCTGCCAGCCGAGCGCCGACGACACGGCCTCGGCCGCCTCTGTGGGGGCGACGCCGACGGCCGCCCACGCGCGGGTGAGCGCGACCTCGACCGCGACGAGCGCGTCGAGGACGGCGGCATCGGACACCGTGCCGTCGTGTCCGACGGTCACGGGCGAGAGCAGCCCTGCATCGAACGCCGGCTCAGTAGGCAAGGAACACGGTCTCCTTCTCACCCTGCAGGTGGATGTCGTGGCGCAGGTGTCCGTCGGGGGTGCGCGTGGCCACGAGCGTAGCGCGCTCGTCGGGCGCGAGTGCGGAGAGCAGCGCGTCGGCAGCGAGCCGCTCCTCGTCCTCGGGCAGGTAGATCCGGGTGTGCAGCTTGTTCGGCAGCCCGCGGGCGAAGACGATCGCGGCGAAGAACGGCGCGGTGCCGTCGATCGGACCGGGGTTGCGTGTCCAGAACTCGAAGTGCCCCTCGTCGTTCGTGAACGCGCGGCCGAAACCGGTGAAGGTGTGGTCGTCGCGACGCCGTGACCCGCGTGCCCGCGGGATCGTGCCGTCGGTGTCGGCGCCCCAGATCTCGACGCAGGCATCGGGGATCGGCGCGCCTGCGCCGTCGAACACGGTGCCGCCCAGCACGATCGCGCCCGGCGTGTGCGGGAAGGCGACCTCGTGCATCTTGGGGTACTGCAGTCCGAACGCGAAGAACGGGCCGATGGTCTGGCCGGCTGTCGGCTCGAGGCGCGAGTCGGCGGGGAACCGCGCGTCCGCGGCGCGGCGGGTGTCGGTGGTCTCGCTCATCAGTGCTCCTCCTCCGCTTCGAACCACGTCGCATCCGGTCCGTCGACGACGATGTCCCAGCGGTAGCCCATCGAGAACTCCGGCACGGTGAGGTCGTGGTCGTACGCGGCGATCAGGGCGTCCCGATCCTTCTGCCGGCGGATGGTGTTGTAGATCGGGTCGAGCGCGAACAGCGGGTCGCCGGGGAAGTACATCTGCGTGATGATCCGCTGCGTGAAGCCGCTGCCGAACAGCGAGAAGTGGATGTGAGCCGGCCGCCACGCGTTGACGTGGTTCTTCCACGGGTACGGGCCCGGCTTGATGGTGGTGAAGGAGTACTCGCCGGCGCTGTTCGTGATGGTGCGGCCCGCGCCGGTGAAGTTCGGGTCGAGCGGGGCGGGATGCTGGTCGCGCTGGTGGATGTAGCGCCCGGCCGAGTTGGCCTGCCAGATCTCGACGAGCTGGTTGGCGAGCGGTCTCCCCCACGAGTCGAGCAGCCTGCCGGTCACGGTCATGCGCTCGCCGAGCGGCTCGCCGGTGTGCTGCAGGGTGAGGTCGGACTCGATGAGCGCGACGTCGCGCTGGCCGTAGGCCGGCGACCAGAGCTCGATCGACTCGGGATCGACGAGTCGCGGGTTCTTGGTCGGGTGACGCAGCACGCTCGAGCGGTACGGCGCGAAGTCGTAGAGCGTCGCGGGAACCGGCTCGCCCGCCGCCTCGCGCTGCGCGGCGTCGTCGTGGATCTCGGCCATCTCGGCCGTGATCTCGCGCTGTGACGGCATGTCGGGCGAGGCGAGCAGCGACTCGGGGGCTGCCGCGATGGTCTCGTCAGGGGGCGTCGCCATGGGGTCTCCTTCGACGTGCGGCACCGGCGTCGGAACCGGCGCCCGGTCAAGCGTGACACTGCGGGAGCCGGAAACCGCGCTCAATTCCCATTGAGTGGGACTCAGCATCCGATTCAGGCGTCGCGGAGCGCCTTCGCGAGGTCCTTCGCAGTCTGGACGACCAGGGAGCTGAGCCGTCGCTCGTCCGCGCGCTCGATGTGCACCACCGTGCCGATGGCGATCGGCGGGAGGCCCTCGATGCGGGCGACGGATGCGGCGACCGAGACGTTGCCGAGCGTCATCTCCTCGCGCGTGGTGGCGTACCCGCGGGCGCGGGTGCGGGCGATGTCCTCACGCAGCACCTCCGCCGACGTGATCGTGTGGGTCGTCTCCCGCTCGAGCGGCCGGACGAAGAAGCGATCGAGCCAGTCGGCGTCCCGCGTGGCCAGCAGGGCCTTGCCGACGCCGGTCGAGTGCAGCGGATGGCGGCCGCCCATCCGGCTCAGCGTGGGGATGGACTCCTGCCCGGTGATCCGGCCGACGTACAGCGCCTGCGCGGTCTCGGGGGCGGGCGGGTCGAGCACGGCGAGGTGCACGTTCTCGCCGGTCGCCTCGTACAGGCGCAGCATGTGCGGCAGGGCGGTCTCGCGCAGGCGCACGGAGAGCGGCGAGAGCTCTCCGAGCTCCCACAGCCGGGGACCGATCGTGTACCGGTGGCCGGTGGTGCGCGTCAGCAGCCCCAGCTCGGTGAGGGTGGCCAGCTGCCGGTGCAGCGTCGACGTGGGGAGGCCGGTGCGATCCGCGAG harbors:
- a CDS encoding long-chain-fatty-acid--CoA ligase, which produces MSTAHPYDAKPWLPAYAPGVPAEIDEVSQTLTDMIETSVAARAKKPALVFFGATTAYRELGETIERAAEGLRRLGVQPGDRVALVLPNCPQHVAAFYAILRLGAIVVEHNPLYTARELRHQFEDHGARFAIVWDKVYDTIAGFPSDLAVAGIVSVDITEALPFAKRLALALPIPKARKARAQLTAKPEAKHPFPWSRLIGGRRISRKHERPGIDDVALLQYTSGTTGSPKGAILTHRNLRANAMQGRAWVPGLHEGEETFYGVLPLFHAYGLTLCLTFAMSIGAKLVLFPKFDVALVTDAVRQSPPTFLPAVPPIYDQLARASARGTVDLSSVRFAISGAMSLPVSTVDKWEVATGGLLVEGYGMTETSPVALGNPIGPSRRPGTVGVPFPSTEIRVVDPEDPTIEVPFGERGELLLRGPQVFQGYWKRPDETAAALLSDGWLRTGDIVTVSADGFITIVDRLKELIITGGFNVSPSEVEEALQSHPDVDAAAVVGLPRESGGEEVVAAVVARQGAELDTDALRDYARTRLTAYKVPRRIVLVDDLPRSLIGKVLRKQVRDQLIGS
- the pcaG gene encoding protocatechuate 3,4-dioxygenase subunit alpha, whose translation is MSETTDTRRAADARFPADSRLEPTAGQTIGPFFAFGLQYPKMHEVAFPHTPGAIVLGGTVFDGAGAPIPDACVEIWGADTDGTIPRARGSRRRDDHTFTGFGRAFTNDEGHFEFWTRNPGPIDGTAPFFAAIVFARGLPNKLHTRIYLPEDEERLAADALLSALAPDERATLVATRTPDGHLRHDIHLQGEKETVFLAY
- a CDS encoding lyase family protein, whose translation is MPTEPAFDAGLLSPVTVGHDGTVSDAAVLDALVAVEVALTRAWAAVGVAPTEAAEAVSSALGWQGAARVEHHIDLAALAAAGVSGGNPVIPLVAQLKESVPSAATAWVHAGATSQDILDTAVMLVASRAVPRIVDALRSAEHHLTALAVTRRDQVAAARTLTQHAVPTTVGLRAATWLRGIRRAADRLEAVELPAQLGGAGGTLAAFVAIAAHSGADAGAAVRLPAAFAAELGLRTPEAPWHVTRWPVTELGDALVQAIDAVGKLAADVATLSRTEIGEVAEGSSGGSSAMPQKQNPARSVLLRSAALRAPQLGATLHLAAAFAVDERPDGAWHAEWPTLRELLRLALGAAANADELAKGLVVDDEAVTRNLGLTRGLIVAERLSHEPDLVARAEIPGVIAAVSAGTALADVLGGPRAAEVADPTGYTGLAGPLTDAATGQQPDPSLEFPDPA
- a CDS encoding tocopherol cyclase family protein — its product is MRSPVAFVRGARHPEAFHGRGVRRGFFEGWYVKLVSADRAQRWAVIPGVFRGVGESGETDEAFVQVLDGLTGRSWYHRFAPGEFHASDREFDVTVGGNRFTAQGVTLDLPQLRGRIEYTTPLVPWPVTLREPGIMGWYGLVPFMECFHGIVSFGHALAGELDVEGTPRSFHGGRGYIEKDWGKAFPAGYVWMASNHIDRSTELREQVDAAEEASLIASVAIIPWLRGSFRGSIVGFRHSGRLHKWTTYNRSTERLLTIDDDRVRWQVDGPDGVLELDAERVRGGLLHAPLRTAMHQRVEETLDARIRLRHLAPDGTVLIEGVAECAGLEVYGDTERLLAL
- a CDS encoding alpha/beta hydrolase — protein: MTVPTLTLTDPVGPADAPLLVLGPSLGTSAILWENTIPALAGQYRVVAWDLPGHGASPAATDAFSVADLADAVAEAVRSLGADRILYAGVSLGGATGLELLLRHPGLVAAAAIVASGAQLGDPQSWHERAAKVRAESTSSLIVQSGQRWFAPESIAREPELSGRLFHALQDADDESYARCCEALADYDVRSELGEIAVPVLALWGAFDEVAPEPKATEIAAGVRDGRAERIAGAAHLPPAEQPGATASALLAFFTEVTP
- the pcaC gene encoding 4-carboxymuconolactone decarboxylase; protein product: MTRPDGEGLTDQERYDQGMAVRRAVLSDAHVDRATAAATDLTADFQDFITRVAWGDVWSRPGLDRRSRSVAVITSLIAHGHHEELAMHLRAGLRNGLTVDEIREIILQSAIYSGVPAANTAFRIANEVLAEEE
- a CDS encoding IclR family transcriptional regulator; translation: MVDEGEGVLARVVRVLDCFTDDEPAVTAAQLADRTGLPTSTLHRQLATLTELGLLTRTTGHRYTIGPRLWELGELSPLSVRLRETALPHMLRLYEATGENVHLAVLDPPAPETAQALYVGRITGQESIPTLSRMGGRHPLHSTGVGKALLATRDADWLDRFFVRPLERETTHTITSAEVLREDIARTRARGYATTREEMTLGNVSVAASVARIEGLPPIAIGTVVHIERADERRLSSLVVQTAKDLAKALRDA
- the pcaH gene encoding protocatechuate 3,4-dioxygenase subunit beta; translated protein: MATPPDETIAAAPESLLASPDMPSQREITAEMAEIHDDAAQREAAGEPVPATLYDFAPYRSSVLRHPTKNPRLVDPESIELWSPAYGQRDVALIESDLTLQHTGEPLGERMTVTGRLLDSWGRPLANQLVEIWQANSAGRYIHQRDQHPAPLDPNFTGAGRTITNSAGEYSFTTIKPGPYPWKNHVNAWRPAHIHFSLFGSGFTQRIITQMYFPGDPLFALDPIYNTIRRQKDRDALIAAYDHDLTVPEFSMGYRWDIVVDGPDATWFEAEEEH
- a CDS encoding spermidine synthase, encoding MITRFEELDWQPTPMGDLTLRRRAEPAVGREIYEVKLGEEYLMSSLFTVAEEELATLGLAALDRDDLVVLVGGLGLGYTALTALRDPRVRSLEVIDALPAVIGWHRRKLLPTSAELVDDPRTTLTHGDFFAVMRAAPGDEGRRFDAILLDVDHSPRHQLDPSHADLYDAAGLRALDRHLTPGGVFALWSDDPPDAEFMVALDAVFDHGAAHVVDFDNPITGGVSSNSVYVGVSRG